In Ornithinibacter aureus, the genomic stretch CCCGACACAGGACAGGGGCGGACCGGCTGAACCGGCCCGCCCCTGTCGGCGGTGCTGACGTCGTGACCCGACCTACTTGAGGAAGTCCGGCACGTCGAGGTCGTCGTTCTCGTCGAAGGTCACCGTGCGCGGCGGTGCCTGCACGGGCTGCGCCGGACGGGCCGGCTCGACCGGCGCCTGGACCTGCTCGGTCATGACGGCGCCCTCCTCCGGGGCAGCCTCGACCGGTGCTGCGGGCTGACGCTGCGCGACGGGCGCTGCCACCGGGGCTGCGGCTGCGGGGGCGGAGCGCCCCTGGACCGAGCCGAGGGCCCGGTCGTCGGCGCGACGCACCGGCGCCCCGCCGTCGAACCCGGCGGCGATGACCGTGACGCGCACCTCGTCGCCGAGGGCGTCGTCGATGACGGCACCGAAGATGATGTTGGCCTCGGGGTGGGCGGCCTCCTGCACCAGTCGCGCCGCCTCGTTGATCTCGAACAGCCCGAGGTCGCTGCCACCCTGGATGGAGAGCAGCACGCCGTGGGCGCCGTCGATGCTCGCCTCGAGCAGTGGGCTGGAGATGGCGAGCTCGGCGGCCTGGACGGCACGGTCCTCACCGCGGGCCGAGCCGATGCCCATGAGCGCGGAGCCGGCCCCCTGCATGACCGACTTGACGTCGGCGAAGTCGAGGTTGATCAGACCCGGCGTCGTGATGAGGTCGGTGATGCCCTGAACACCGGACAGGAGCACCTGGTCGGCGCTGCGGAACGCGTCGAGCATCGACACCCCGCGGTCGCTGATCGACAGCAGGCGGTCGTTCGGGATGACGATGAGGGTGTCGACCTCTTCGCGCAGCTGGGCGATGCCGGTCTCGGCCTGGTTGGCGCGGCGGCGACCCTCGAAGGTGAAGGGGCGCGTGACGACGCCGATGGTCAGGGCGCCGAGGCCGCGGGCGATGCGAGCCACGACGGGCGCGCCACCCGTGCCGGTGCCGCCGCCCTCGCCAGCGGTGACGAAGACCATGTCGGCGCCGCGAAGGACCTCCTCGATCTCCTCGGCGTGGTCCTCGGCGGCCTTCTTGCCGACCTCGGGGTCGGCACCGGCGCCGAGCCCCCGGGTCAGCTCGCGGCCGACGTCGAGCTTGACGTCCGCGTCGCTCATCAGGAGCGCCTGGGCGTCGGTGTTCACGGCGATGAACTCGACGCCCTTGAGGCCGACCTCGATCATCCGGTTGATGGCGTTGACACCACCGCCGCCGATGCCGACGACCTTGATGACGGCGAGGTAGTTCTGGGGTGCTGCCACGATACGGGCCTTCCACTGGGTCGGAACTCGGGTTCGCTGTTCGAAGAACTCTCAACGTAAGGTTGACAGTCACACTTCGGATGCGGTTCTATGGCATGACGCTAGGTCGGTCCCCGACGTCAGGCAAAGACGCGGTGGGCGTGTCGCGACATCCCCTGCGGAAATCCTTTCACGGGCAGACTCAGCCGTCACTTTGACCCCATGAGTCACACCCGTCACGCGGTGAGGCCACGCGGGGAGTCCTCAGCGGGTCACCGGCGTCTCCGGTGCGCTCACGTCGATGACCTTGGCCTTGGTGGGCAGCAGCGCGGTCAGGATCGCCACCTTGCGCTCGGAGTCCGCCCCACTGCCCCACACGACGGTGCGCTTGCCGAGGGTGAAGGTCACCAGGTTGGCACTGCTCACGGTGATGCCGGAGACCTGGCTCGAGAGGTCGGACGGCAGGGCGTTCAGCAGCGCGAGCGCCGACTGCATGGCCTCGCGAGTGGCACCCCTGGCCCCCACCGCCGTCACCACGGGCACCCCCTTCGGCGCTGCCTTGACGACACCGAAGGCGATCCCCTCCGCATCCACAACCTCAAGTTGACCTTGAGGGTTCTTCACGGCGATGGCCGGGGTCCGCAGGACGATGTCGACGGCCAGGGTGCTCGGCCAGGCTCGGCGCACCGACACCTCGGCGACGGTGATCCGCTCACGAACCCGGGCGGCCACGGCATCGGTGTCCACGCGTGCCAACGGGGTGCCGATCGGGACGTCGACGAGCTCGGTGACGGCGGCGGCCTCGGCGTCGGTCGCTCCCGACACATCGACCTCGGAGACGCCGAGGATGCTGCTCCACCCCAGCAACCAGACGAGCACCGCCGCGACGGTGGCGGCACCAAGAGCCACGAGCGCCCGTCGCCACGGACGACGGCGGTTCGCGAGCTCGCGCTCCCGGAACCGGGCCGAGGAGGATGCCGTGGCTCCCGCCGGATACTCGGTGCGCAGGCTCATCGGGGCCCTCCGTCAGTGGTCGTGCGGTGATCAGTGGTCGTGCGGTGATCAGTGGTCGTGCGGTGGTCAGGGGCAGTGCGGGCACCAGCCAGGGCGTCCACCACGAGCGGCGCCAGTGCGGTGACGTCCCCGGCCCCGACGACGAGGACGAGGTCCCCGGGCCGGGCGCGCTGCGCGACCGCCGCCACGGCATCCTCACGACTGGGGCCGACGAGCACGCTCCGCTCCCCCGGCAGCTCGCGCAGCGGGTCCCCGATGAGGGCCGAGCTGATCCCGTCGACGGGAGCCTCACGGGCGCCGTAGACGTCGAGCAGCACGACGTGGTCGGCGGGAGCCAGCGCGTGGGCGAACTCGACGGCGAAGTCGCGCGTGCGGGAGTACAGGTGGGGCTGGAAGATCACGTGCAGCGACCCGGAACCCGCGCGGCGCACGAGGTCCGCCCCGGTGCTGACCACCGCGGCCACCTTCGGTGCGTTGTGGGCGTAGTCGTCGACGACGGTGACCCCGCCAACCTCACCGCGGACCTCGAAGCGACGCCGTGCACCCGAGAACGAGGCGAGGCCGGTCAGCACGGCATCCGCATCGGCGCCGACGCCGCGCACCGCGGCGAGGTAGGCGGCGCAGGCGTCCATGACGTTGTGCGGCCCCGGGACGAGGAGTTCGAGGGTGCTCAGGCACCCGTCGAGCACGAACGACGAGTGGGTGCCGAGCCCATCGGCCTCGGTGGACAGCACGTGCAGGTCGGCCCCCACCTCGTAGCCGTAGGTCACGACGGCTCCGCCGCGCG encodes the following:
- the murC gene encoding UDP-N-acetylmuramate--L-alanine ligase, producing MRFDVTAPATPLEDLGRVHLIAIGGAGMSAVARLLLARGVGVSGSDAADGPALRALRDLGARVHLGHDAAHLAGVDTVVVSSAIREDNVELAAARAAGLRVLHRSQALASLMAGSRRVAVAGANGKTTTTSMLVVALDAAGERPSYACGAEIAQLATNAAIGVGSVFVVEADESDGSFLAYRPDVAVVTNVQPDHLDFYGTAERVEEAYAAFAATVPADGLVVACFDDPGSRRLAQAVRSRGGAVVTYGYEVGADLHVLSTEADGLGTHSSFVLDGCLSTLELLVPGPHNVMDACAAYLAAVRGVGADADAVLTGLASFSGARRRFEVRGEVGGVTVVDDYAHNAPKVAAVVSTGADLVRRAGSGSLHVIFQPHLYSRTRDFAVEFAHALAPADHVVLLDVYGAREAPVDGISSALIGDPLRELPGERSVLVGPSREDAVAAVAQRARPGDLVLVVGAGDVTALAPLVVDALAGARTAPDHRTTTDHRTTTDHRTTTDGGPR
- a CDS encoding cell division protein FtsQ/DivIB; translated protein: MSLRTEYPAGATASSSARFRERELANRRRPWRRALVALGAATVAAVLVWLLGWSSILGVSEVDVSGATDAEAAAVTELVDVPIGTPLARVDTDAVAARVRERITVAEVSVRRAWPSTLAVDIVLRTPAIAVKNPQGQLEVVDAEGIAFGVVKAAPKGVPVVTAVGARGATREAMQSALALLNALPSDLSSQVSGITVSSANLVTFTLGKRTVVWGSGADSERKVAILTALLPTKAKVIDVSAPETPVTR
- the ftsZ gene encoding cell division protein FtsZ, translated to MAAPQNYLAVIKVVGIGGGGVNAINRMIEVGLKGVEFIAVNTDAQALLMSDADVKLDVGRELTRGLGAGADPEVGKKAAEDHAEEIEEVLRGADMVFVTAGEGGGTGTGGAPVVARIARGLGALTIGVVTRPFTFEGRRRANQAETGIAQLREEVDTLIVIPNDRLLSISDRGVSMLDAFRSADQVLLSGVQGITDLITTPGLINLDFADVKSVMQGAGSALMGIGSARGEDRAVQAAELAISSPLLEASIDGAHGVLLSIQGGSDLGLFEINEAARLVQEAAHPEANIIFGAVIDDALGDEVRVTVIAAGFDGGAPVRRADDRALGSVQGRSAPAAAAPVAAPVAQRQPAAPVEAAPEEGAVMTEQVQAPVEPARPAQPVQAPPRTVTFDENDDLDVPDFLK